In Apteryx mantelli isolate bAptMan1 chromosome 16, bAptMan1.hap1, whole genome shotgun sequence, a single genomic region encodes these proteins:
- the PRPSAP2 gene encoding phosphoribosyl pyrophosphate synthase-associated protein 2, with product MFCVPSTEFGAIMNITKGGLVLFSANSNSSCMELSKRIAERLGVEMGKVQVYQEPNRETRVQIQESVRGKDVFIIQTVSKDVNTTIMELLIMVYACKTSCAKSIIGVIPYFPYSKQCKMRKRGSIVSKLLASMMCKAGLTHLITMDLHQKEIQGFFNIPVDNLRASPFLLQYIQEEIPDYRNAVIVAKSPASAKRAQSFAERLRLGIAVIHGEAQDAESDMVDGRHSPPTAKNVAAIHPSLEIPMLIPKEKPPITVVGDVGGRIAIIVDDIIDDVDSFLAAAETLKERGAYKIFVMATHGLLSSDAPRLIEESAIDEVVVTNTIPHEIQKLQCPKIKTVDISMILSEAIRRIHNGESMSYLFRNIGLDD from the exons ATGTTTTGTGTGCCATCAACTGAATTTGGGGCCATCATGAATATAACCAAGGGTGGACTGGTACTATTTTCAGCTAATTCAAATTCCTCATGCATGGAACTATCAAAGAGAATTGCTGA GCGCTTAGGAGTTGAAATGGGGAAAGTTCAGGTTTATCAGGAGCCAAACAGAG AAACAAGAGTGCAGATCCAGGAGTCTGTGAGAGGAAAGGATGTGTTTATCATCCAGACAGTTTCGAA GGATGTGAATACTACGATCATGGAACTCCTGATCATGGTGTACGCTTGTAAAACCTCCTGTGCCAAAAGCATTATTGGAGTGATTCCTTACTTCCCATACAGCAAGCAGTGCAAGATGAGAAAAAGGGGCTCCATTGTCTCTAAATTACTGGCTTCAATGATGTGCAAAGCTG ggctaaCTCACCTTATTACCATGGATTTACATCAGAAGGAAATACAGGGCTTCTTCAATATTCCAGTTGATAACTTGAGAGCATCTCCATTTTTGCTACAATATATCCAGGAAGAG ATACCAGACTACAGGAATGCTGTAATTGTGGCCAAATCACCTGCGTCTGCAAAGAG GGCACAGTCATTTGCTGAACGCCTACGGTTAGGGATTGCTGTGATTCATGGGGAAGCTCAAGATGCTGAGTCTGACATGGTGGATGGTCGACACTCACCACCTACAGCCAAAAATGTAGCTGCTATTCATCCCAGTTTGGAGATACCCA TGCTGATTCCAAAGGAAAAACCACCCATCACAGTTGTTGGAGATGTAGGAGGAAGAATAGCCATCATTGTG GATGACATTATAGATGATGTCGACAGCTTTCTTGCGGCAGCTGAAACCCTCAAGGAAAGAGGGGCCTACAAAATTTTTGTAATGGCCACACATGGCCTGCTATCTTCAGATGCTCCCAGGCTGATAGAAGAATCTGCAATTGATGAA gtTGTTGTTACAAACACAATTCCACATGAAATACAAAAACTCCAGTGCCCTAAGATCAAGACTGTGGATATCAGCATGATCCTCTCAGAAGCCATTCGCAGAATCCACAATGGGGAGTCCATGTCATACCTTTTCAGAAATATAGGACTGGATGATTAA